Proteins from a single region of Aquipuribacter hungaricus:
- the fdhD gene encoding formate dehydrogenase accessory sulfurtransferase FdhD produces the protein MTARRRVVRHDTTTSVTTTRPDSLAVEEPLEVRLSGKAFTVTMRTPGHDIDLALGFLVGEGVVGAAADVVTVRSLDAAVDVVLAPHVPPPDPSLERHVYTSSACGVCGSASLEAVEKVARFDTASDPVRVAPSLLVSLPDLLREEQAVFSTTGGLHAAGLFTADGECLVVREDVGRHNAVDKVVGWALREGRVPLAGHVLQVSGRASFELVQKARLAGIPVLAAVSAPSSLAVELAEDAGMTLVGFSRGGRFTVYTGEHRVDLPA, from the coding sequence ATGACGGCTCGACGACGCGTGGTCCGCCACGACACCACGACGTCGGTGACGACGACCCGCCCGGACTCCCTCGCGGTCGAGGAGCCCCTGGAGGTCCGGCTGTCGGGCAAGGCCTTCACGGTGACGATGCGCACGCCCGGTCACGACATCGACCTGGCACTGGGCTTCCTCGTCGGCGAGGGCGTGGTGGGCGCCGCGGCCGACGTGGTGACGGTGCGCTCCCTCGACGCCGCCGTCGACGTGGTGCTCGCCCCTCACGTGCCGCCGCCGGACCCGTCGCTGGAGCGCCACGTCTACACGTCGTCCGCGTGCGGCGTCTGCGGCAGCGCCTCGCTCGAGGCCGTGGAGAAGGTCGCCCGCTTCGACACCGCGTCGGACCCGGTGCGCGTCGCCCCGTCGCTGCTGGTGTCGCTGCCGGACCTGCTGCGCGAGGAGCAGGCCGTGTTCTCCACCACGGGCGGGCTGCACGCGGCCGGGCTGTTCACCGCCGACGGCGAGTGCCTCGTGGTGCGCGAGGACGTGGGTCGGCACAACGCCGTGGACAAGGTCGTCGGCTGGGCGCTGCGCGAGGGACGGGTGCCCCTGGCCGGGCACGTCCTGCAGGTGAGCGGCCGGGCGTCCTTCGAGCTCGTCCAGAAGGCCCGCCTGGCCGGCATCCCGGTGCTCGCGGCCGTCTCCGCGCCCTCGTCGCTGGCCGTCGAGCTCGCCGAGGACGCAGGCATGACGCTGGTCGGCTTCAGCCGCGGCGGCCGCTTCACCGTCTACACGGGCGAGCACCGGGTCGACCTGCCCGCCTGA
- a CDS encoding L-lactate MFS transporter — protein MLALLDRERTVAGPGFNRWLVPPAALAVHLSIGQVYAFSVFNAPLAERFGASATDIAIIFSIAIVMLGLSAAFGGTWVERNGPRKAMALSATCWSLGFLIAALGISSGQLWLVYLGYGVLGGVGLGIGYISPVSTLIKWFPDRPGLATGLAIMGFGGGALVASPLSNRLLGLYAENPADALVPVFLTLGITYAVLMSLGAYVVRVPSPDWRPEGWTPPPATDTASMKTTANVSAANAIKTPQFWLLWTVLFCNVTAGIGILAQASPMVQAFFSSVDAAEAAGYVGLLSLANMAGRLVWSSTSDVIGRKNTYVMYLGVGAAAYLLVVLFGQLSLTVFVLLTVVILSFYGGGFATVPAYLKDLFGGYQVGAIHGRLLTAWSAAGVAGPIIVSRILDVQTSRGAEGPDLYTLSLSIMVGVLLVGFVANLLVRPVNRKFHEPAADRQSALAGER, from the coding sequence ATGCTCGCACTGCTCGACCGTGAGCGGACCGTCGCCGGTCCCGGCTTCAACCGGTGGCTCGTGCCCCCGGCCGCGCTGGCGGTGCACCTGTCGATCGGTCAGGTGTACGCCTTCAGCGTCTTCAACGCCCCGCTGGCCGAGCGCTTCGGCGCCAGCGCCACCGACATCGCCATCATCTTCTCGATCGCCATCGTCATGCTCGGCCTGTCAGCCGCATTCGGCGGGACCTGGGTCGAGCGCAACGGCCCCCGCAAGGCGATGGCCCTGTCCGCGACCTGTTGGAGCCTCGGCTTCCTCATCGCCGCGCTCGGCATCTCCTCGGGCCAGCTCTGGCTGGTCTACCTCGGCTACGGCGTGCTCGGCGGCGTCGGCCTGGGCATCGGCTACATCTCGCCGGTCTCGACGCTCATCAAGTGGTTCCCCGACCGTCCCGGCCTGGCCACCGGCCTGGCGATCATGGGCTTCGGCGGCGGCGCGCTCGTCGCCTCCCCGCTGAGCAACCGGCTCCTCGGCCTCTACGCCGAGAACCCCGCCGACGCGCTCGTGCCGGTGTTCCTCACCCTCGGCATCACCTACGCCGTGCTCATGTCGCTCGGTGCCTACGTCGTGCGGGTCCCCTCCCCCGACTGGCGCCCGGAGGGCTGGACCCCGCCCCCCGCCACGGACACCGCGTCGATGAAGACCACGGCCAACGTCAGCGCGGCCAACGCCATCAAGACCCCGCAGTTCTGGCTGCTGTGGACGGTGCTGTTCTGCAACGTCACCGCCGGCATCGGAATCCTCGCCCAGGCCTCGCCGATGGTGCAGGCGTTCTTCTCCTCCGTCGACGCGGCCGAGGCCGCCGGCTACGTGGGCCTGCTCAGCCTCGCCAACATGGCCGGTCGCCTGGTCTGGTCGTCGACCTCCGACGTCATCGGCCGCAAGAACACCTACGTCATGTACCTGGGCGTCGGGGCTGCGGCCTACCTGCTCGTCGTGCTCTTCGGCCAGCTGTCGCTGACGGTCTTCGTCCTGCTCACCGTCGTCATCCTCAGCTTCTACGGCGGCGGCTTCGCCACCGTCCCGGCCTACCTCAAGGACCTGTTCGGCGGGTACCAGGTCGGCGCCATCCACGGCAGGCTGCTCACCGCCTGGTCCGCCGCCGGCGTCGCCGGCCCGATCATCGTCAGCCGCATCCTCGACGTGCAGACCAGCCGCGGCGCCGAGGGCCCGGACCTGTACACGCTCTCGCTGAGCATCATGGTCGGCGTCCTGCTGGTCGGCTTCGTCGCCAACCTGCTCGTGCGCCCGGTCAACCGGAAGTTCCACGAGCCCGCCGCCGACCGCCAGTCCGCCCTCGCGGGCGAGCGCTGA
- a CDS encoding MFS transporter small subunit — protein sequence MSHGTQGHPAPRTHGAAEAAERTAAIALWVVVGLALAYGVSETAVRVAALFT from the coding sequence ATGTCGCACGGCACCCAGGGGCACCCCGCCCCCCGCACGCACGGCGCGGCCGAGGCCGCCGAACGCACCGCCGCGATCGCCCTCTGGGTCGTGGTCGGGCTCGCGCTCGCCTACGGCGTGAGCGAGACCGCGGTGAGGGTCGCGGCCCTGTTCACCTGA
- a CDS encoding FdhF/YdeP family oxidoreductase — protein MATKAPRDDFDDRDIVVEERKHYAAGVPAVLKALDYSNEQMGAVRTGRTLLRLNQKHGFDCPGCAWPDPKDRSPAEFCENGAKAVAEEATLRRVTPEFFAEHSLTDLAGKTDWWLGQQGRLTSPMIRRAGSDHYVPIGWDEAFRTISEQLKSLPSPDDAVFYTSGRTSNEAAFLWQLLVRGYGTNNLPDCSNMCHESSGSALGETIGVGKGSVSLEDIHEAELVVVAGQNPGTNHPRMLSALQKAKKNGAVVVSVNPLPEAGLMKFKNPQSPVNVLTGTELSDDFLQVRVGGDMALFQAVGKLLLDMEAAEPGSVVDRSFVEEHTSGFEEYRDGLADLDWDEVLTATGLTRAEIEGLAGRFARSGRTIVCWAMGLTQHKHSVKTLREVVNLLLIQGNIGRPGAGVCPVRGHSNVQGDRTMGIFERMPSTFHDALDTEFSFTSPREHGYDTVKAIEAMRDGQARFFMGMGGNFVRATPDTDVTEAALRSCAMTVQVSTKLNRSHVVAGETALILPTLGRTERDVQRSGEQVVTVEDSMSAVHASKGRLKPASEHLLSEVAIVCRLARELLGTTVAADWQAFEDDYATIRERIGRVIPGFEDYEAKITGPDGKDGFVLPHAAAQRRWNTKTGKASFTSNELEYPHVPEGRLLMQTLRSHDQFNTTIYGLDDRYRGITDGRRVVFVHPDDIAAHGLVDGQHVDLVSEWTDGERRAENFRVVSYSTARGCVASYYPETNVLVPLGHKADISGTPASKSVVVRLEARADAPVPAGVVAAQPVAVR, from the coding sequence ATGGCGACCAAGGCCCCCCGCGACGACTTCGACGACCGCGACATCGTCGTCGAGGAGCGCAAGCACTACGCCGCCGGCGTGCCCGCGGTGCTCAAGGCGCTGGACTACTCCAACGAGCAGATGGGTGCGGTCCGCACCGGCCGCACCCTGCTGCGCCTCAACCAGAAGCACGGCTTCGACTGCCCCGGCTGCGCGTGGCCGGACCCGAAGGACCGCTCCCCCGCCGAGTTCTGCGAGAACGGCGCCAAGGCCGTCGCCGAGGAGGCCACGCTGCGGCGCGTGACGCCGGAGTTCTTCGCCGAGCACTCCCTCACCGACCTGGCCGGCAAGACCGACTGGTGGCTGGGGCAGCAGGGCCGGCTCACGTCGCCCATGATCCGCCGCGCCGGGTCCGACCACTACGTCCCGATCGGCTGGGACGAGGCGTTCCGCACCATCTCCGAGCAGCTGAAGAGCCTGCCCAGCCCGGACGACGCGGTGTTCTACACCTCGGGCCGCACGTCCAACGAGGCGGCGTTCCTGTGGCAGCTGCTCGTGCGCGGCTACGGCACGAACAACCTGCCCGACTGCTCGAACATGTGCCACGAGTCCTCGGGCTCCGCGCTCGGCGAGACCATCGGCGTCGGCAAGGGGTCGGTGTCGCTGGAGGACATCCACGAGGCCGAGCTCGTCGTCGTCGCCGGCCAGAACCCGGGCACCAACCACCCGCGCATGCTCAGCGCGCTGCAGAAGGCCAAGAAGAACGGCGCGGTCGTCGTCTCGGTCAACCCGCTGCCCGAGGCCGGGCTGATGAAGTTCAAGAACCCGCAGTCCCCGGTCAACGTGCTCACCGGCACCGAGCTCAGCGACGACTTCCTCCAGGTCCGCGTCGGCGGGGACATGGCCCTGTTCCAGGCCGTCGGGAAGCTGCTGCTCGACATGGAGGCCGCCGAGCCGGGCTCCGTCGTGGACCGCAGCTTCGTCGAGGAGCACACCAGCGGCTTCGAGGAGTACCGCGACGGGCTCGCCGACCTGGACTGGGACGAGGTCCTCACCGCCACCGGCCTGACCCGCGCCGAGATCGAGGGCCTCGCCGGCCGGTTCGCCCGGTCCGGCCGCACCATCGTCTGCTGGGCGATGGGGCTGACCCAGCACAAGCACTCGGTCAAGACGCTGCGCGAGGTCGTCAACCTGCTGCTGATCCAGGGCAACATCGGCCGCCCGGGCGCCGGCGTGTGCCCCGTGCGCGGGCACTCCAACGTCCAGGGCGACCGGACGATGGGGATCTTCGAGCGGATGCCGTCGACGTTCCACGACGCCCTCGACACGGAGTTCTCGTTCACGTCCCCGCGCGAGCACGGCTACGACACCGTCAAGGCCATCGAGGCCATGCGCGACGGGCAGGCCCGCTTCTTCATGGGCATGGGCGGCAACTTCGTCCGGGCCACCCCGGACACCGACGTCACCGAGGCCGCGCTGCGCTCCTGCGCCATGACGGTGCAGGTGTCGACCAAGCTCAACCGGTCCCACGTCGTGGCGGGCGAGACCGCCCTCATCCTCCCGACCCTCGGCCGCACCGAGCGCGACGTCCAGCGCAGCGGCGAGCAGGTCGTCACGGTCGAGGACTCCATGTCCGCGGTCCACGCGTCCAAGGGCCGCCTCAAGCCCGCCTCGGAGCACCTGCTGTCCGAGGTGGCCATCGTCTGCCGGCTGGCGCGCGAGCTGCTGGGCACCACGGTGGCGGCCGACTGGCAGGCCTTCGAGGACGACTACGCGACCATCCGCGAGCGGATCGGCCGCGTGATCCCGGGCTTCGAGGACTACGAGGCGAAGATCACCGGGCCGGACGGCAAGGACGGGTTCGTCCTGCCGCACGCCGCGGCCCAGCGCCGCTGGAACACCAAGACCGGCAAGGCGTCGTTCACGTCGAACGAGCTGGAGTACCCGCACGTGCCGGAGGGCCGCCTGCTCATGCAGACCCTGCGCAGCCACGACCAGTTCAACACCACGATCTACGGGCTCGACGACCGCTACCGCGGCATCACCGACGGCCGCCGCGTGGTGTTCGTCCACCCCGACGACATCGCCGCGCACGGCCTGGTCGACGGCCAGCACGTGGACCTGGTGAGCGAGTGGACGGACGGGGAGCGCCGCGCGGAGAACTTCCGCGTCGTCTCGTACTCGACCGCCCGCGGCTGCGTGGCGTCGTACTACCCGGAGACGAACGTCCTGGTCCCGCTCGGGCACAAGGCCGACATCTCGGGGACGCCGGCCAGCAAGTCCGTCGTGGTCCGGCTCGAGGCGCGCGCGGACGCCCCGGTGCCCGCCGGCGTCGTGGCGGCGCAGCCCGTCGCCGTGCGCTGA